A genome region from Schistocerca americana isolate TAMUIC-IGC-003095 chromosome 1, iqSchAmer2.1, whole genome shotgun sequence includes the following:
- the LOC124547110 gene encoding uncharacterized protein LOC124547110 produces the protein MSRLLLLLLAGSYLVVFCVPHATAQDDTKPIAPDDFDELEFSDDPLAYQLLRAGGGGEEEEPDISPIFALKTFSSDGSSPDGSEGTNTEQASRKGAAAHAGLARTAAHAEARTAGKARTAHKLRTAAKARAAANKAGRAAAKAAGTHHQ, from the exons ATGTCGCGcctcttgctgctgctgctcgcaggaTCCTACCTGGTTGTGTTCTGCGTGCCACACGCCACGGCTCAAGACGACACCAAGCCGATTGCACCAGACGATTTTGACGAGCTCGAGTTCTCCGATGACCCTTTGGCATATCAGTTACTTCGGGCGGGAGGAGGTGGAGAAGAGGAGGAGCCCGATATCAGCCCAATCTTCGCCCTTAAAACGTTCAGCAGCGATGGATCGTCGCCGGACGGATCCGAGGGCACAAATACTGAACAGG CGTCACGGAAAGGAGCAGCTGCACATGCCGGCCTCGCCAGGACAGCGGCTCATGCCGAAGCCAGGACAGCAGGCAAAGCCAGAACAGCACACAAATTGAGGACGGCCGCCAAAGCCAGGGCAGCTGCCAATAAGGCTGGCAGAGCAGCGGCGAAGGCTGCCGGGACACACCACCAGTGA